A single Paenibacillus sp. FSL R5-0517 DNA region contains:
- a CDS encoding response regulator, with protein sequence MLSVLLVDDEMYVRKGLYELISWIELDMEIIGEAENGLEALDLIERLQPDVIITDIRMPILDGLELIRAVEKMSHLEPVFIIISGYHDFKYAQQAIRYGVHDYILKPIDDEELTATLQKSANLICNKRKHILMAEGQASNIMLEDLIKGHVQKQDEPRYAEMLGINHNSNLLMTLIELQTGLDEIKITIEQVREAVQSLESNLCQMFISEQQHGMFALLMLWSKPDQGGMALQDKLHSIHITLSKKLNLDIGLYAGTLVKEIGDIPQSLMAAKEAAKHKYAETGGVVRYTEIKDKPLFVFNVYQEEVDQLILSLEEGDRAAYHNIVEEKFKLFHMNRFSPQAVAGSLLHYITGILAVVHEMDGTDEGLQQLKELAQQSHEGWNLRLLKNAFLMALEEAEHYVSHLRMERSKGDISRIKRYIDANYTENINLKSIAALFYMNPVYLGRLFRKSYNQYFNDYLLNLRIHEAKKLLRQTDLRMYEVAARVGFQNADYFVTQFEKLVKLSPTEYRNLLMGNEQRGAQCQDGT encoded by the coding sequence ATGTTATCAGTACTACTGGTAGATGACGAGATGTATGTACGAAAAGGGCTGTATGAACTCATAAGCTGGATTGAGCTTGATATGGAGATTATCGGAGAGGCAGAGAACGGTCTAGAGGCACTGGATCTGATTGAACGCCTGCAACCAGACGTGATTATAACCGATATTCGTATGCCGATCCTGGATGGACTGGAACTTATTCGTGCCGTAGAGAAAATGTCTCATCTGGAACCTGTGTTCATTATCATCAGTGGTTATCATGACTTCAAATATGCACAGCAGGCAATCCGGTACGGTGTTCATGACTATATTCTGAAGCCTATTGATGATGAAGAACTGACGGCGACGTTGCAGAAGTCGGCTAATCTCATTTGCAACAAAAGAAAACATATACTCATGGCCGAGGGGCAGGCCAGTAACATCATGTTGGAGGATCTGATCAAAGGTCATGTACAGAAGCAGGATGAACCTCGATATGCCGAGATGCTCGGAATCAATCATAATTCCAATCTCCTCATGACTTTGATTGAACTTCAGACCGGATTAGATGAAATTAAAATTACCATTGAACAGGTACGTGAAGCAGTACAATCTCTCGAGAGTAACTTATGCCAAATGTTCATCAGTGAGCAACAGCACGGCATGTTTGCATTATTAATGTTGTGGTCTAAACCTGATCAAGGTGGCATGGCGTTACAGGATAAGCTGCATTCTATTCATATAACACTGAGCAAAAAGCTTAATCTGGACATCGGTCTTTACGCAGGAACACTCGTCAAAGAGATTGGAGATATCCCACAATCCCTTATGGCGGCTAAAGAAGCAGCCAAGCATAAATATGCAGAGACTGGTGGTGTCGTGCGCTATACGGAGATCAAAGACAAACCACTGTTTGTTTTTAATGTATACCAGGAGGAGGTAGATCAATTAATCTTGAGCCTGGAAGAGGGGGATAGGGCAGCTTACCACAACATTGTAGAAGAGAAATTCAAATTGTTTCATATGAATCGATTTTCTCCTCAGGCTGTAGCTGGTTCTCTGTTGCATTATATAACGGGTATTCTCGCTGTAGTCCACGAAATGGATGGTACTGATGAAGGGCTGCAGCAGCTAAAGGAGCTGGCACAGCAAAGTCATGAAGGGTGGAATTTAAGACTACTGAAGAATGCTTTTCTCATGGCGCTGGAGGAAGCCGAGCATTATGTGTCTCATTTGCGAATGGAGCGATCCAAAGGGGATATCAGCAGGATCAAACGATATATTGATGCTAATTATACCGAGAACATCAATCTCAAAAGCATTGCTGCGCTCTTCTACATGAATCCCGTTTATCTTGGGCGGTTATTCCGCAAAAGCTACAATCAGTACTTCAATGACTATCTGCTGAACCTGCGGATTCATGAGGCGAAGAAGTTACTGCGGCAGACGGATCTGAGAATGTACGAGGTCGCTGCACGCGTGGGATTTCAGAATGCAGATTATTTTGTAACCCAGTTTGAGAAGCTCGTTAAGTTATCGCCTACAGAGTATCGCAATCTCCTTATGGGAAATGAACAGCGAGGTGCACAATGCCAAGATGGAACCTGA
- a CDS encoding ABC transporter substrate-binding protein, translated as MFRKRNIITGLAILLAVTLGGCNKASPEASYPDSNDNTPVTFKYFTFGGGKKDILASSTTIGKKLQEQTGVDWKMEYLVGDGATKAGVMIASGDYPDIIDSSGEMAKLMDAGSFIPLDELIDQYGPNIKRVYGPYMDKFRQEDGKIYFLPYTANIGYVSEPNFQTGFYIQRAVLKEFNYPKIKTLDEYFDLIEQYKQKYPQIDGKETIGFATLAGESGSFFTLLNPAMHLAGYPNDGSVMVDMQSHEAKLVAGSDYQKQWIQKLSEVNAQGMFDPESFTMNQDQYLAKLTSGRVLGYFSYSWQVGDATNNLKKAGIDEKRYVSLPIVFDDSVKDQYVDPPGFVNNYGVGITVNAKDPVRIIKYFDNLLKEENQILVQWGIEDETYSVNDEGRFYFKNDDQRKAHEDPELSRKFGFDYFNYSWPRYGNNSVLEDGNAYGPGNQPEVATFSYTDGDKLLLEKYGVETFTELFSTPDERPWSPAWSIALEQGSPEQIFITKAEDLQMKYLPKMIMDSPSTFENTWNEYMSQLNQLDKKTYEATITQAVKDRVAGKW; from the coding sequence ATGTTTAGAAAAAGAAACATTATAACAGGTCTGGCCATTTTACTGGCTGTAACGCTGGGAGGTTGCAATAAAGCCAGTCCGGAAGCCTCTTATCCTGACAGTAATGACAACACCCCGGTCACCTTTAAATATTTCACGTTTGGCGGTGGCAAGAAGGATATTCTGGCAAGCAGCACGACCATTGGCAAGAAGTTACAGGAACAAACAGGTGTTGACTGGAAGATGGAATATCTGGTCGGCGACGGTGCAACCAAGGCAGGTGTCATGATTGCGAGTGGGGATTACCCCGACATCATCGACTCCAGTGGTGAAATGGCCAAGTTGATGGATGCAGGATCTTTTATCCCACTGGATGAACTGATCGATCAATACGGGCCTAACATCAAGCGAGTATACGGGCCTTATATGGACAAATTCAGACAGGAGGATGGAAAGATCTATTTCTTGCCATACACAGCCAACATTGGTTATGTGTCAGAGCCTAATTTTCAAACCGGCTTTTATATTCAGCGTGCTGTGCTCAAAGAGTTTAACTATCCCAAGATCAAAACGCTGGACGAATATTTTGATCTGATTGAGCAATACAAGCAAAAGTATCCGCAGATCGATGGAAAAGAAACCATCGGCTTTGCCACACTTGCGGGTGAGTCTGGCAGCTTCTTCACCCTGCTAAATCCGGCCATGCATCTGGCAGGGTATCCAAACGATGGCAGTGTGATGGTGGATATGCAGAGCCATGAAGCCAAACTGGTAGCCGGATCTGATTATCAGAAACAATGGATTCAGAAGCTAAGCGAAGTTAACGCACAGGGGATGTTTGATCCCGAATCCTTCACAATGAATCAGGATCAGTATCTCGCCAAGTTGACGTCCGGTCGGGTTCTGGGATATTTCAGTTACTCCTGGCAGGTTGGAGACGCAACGAACAACCTCAAGAAGGCTGGTATTGACGAAAAACGTTACGTATCTCTACCGATCGTATTTGATGACAGTGTCAAGGACCAGTATGTGGACCCGCCAGGTTTTGTGAACAACTATGGTGTCGGAATTACCGTCAATGCCAAAGATCCAGTACGAATTATTAAATATTTTGATAATTTGCTCAAGGAAGAAAACCAGATTCTGGTGCAATGGGGCATTGAGGACGAGACGTATAGTGTGAATGACGAAGGTCGCTTTTATTTCAAAAATGATGACCAACGCAAGGCACATGAAGATCCCGAATTAAGTCGTAAGTTCGGCTTTGACTATTTTAATTACAGCTGGCCTCGTTACGGCAATAACTCCGTACTGGAGGATGGCAACGCCTATGGACCAGGCAATCAACCAGAAGTGGCTACCTTTAGTTACACGGACGGTGACAAGCTGTTGTTAGAGAAGTATGGTGTGGAGACATTCACAGAACTATTCAGCACGCCGGATGAGCGTCCTTGGTCTCCTGCATGGTCCATTGCACTGGAGCAGGGTTCTCCTGAACAGATTTTCATCACCAAGGCAGAAGATCTCCAGATGAAATATTTACCCAAAATGATTATGGACTCGCCTTCTACGTTCGAGAACACATGGAATGAGTATATGAGTCAATTGAATCAACTGGACAAGAAAACATACGAAGCTACGATAACACAGGCAGTGAAGGATCGTGTAGCTGGCAAATGGTGA
- a CDS encoding sensor histidine kinase, which translates to MPRWNLNYMKLRDKLLLMYVLSVFIPIVVTNVVFYNVTSANIRSQKTRDAGMALNNLKNDLRVTIDQGVGLSYSLYTDPVFNDTISRSFRSHFEYIDAYNSYLKGQFSGQLNQGIRWYQVYTDNPTILSSGYIDRLTDVVRSSDWYVQFQTYSAPYPALISSDQMLSLVQRLDNLDTGGREQLLKIDLNMETIKQYFHNSGFDGKVYLVDPGGHIQFSNDYTAEASLIGKRYSEIQFPNKMIPFELTYTGINYLEGWSLHGVMDEEIVLKEVRKSRSFVVWLACINFVLPSIIIAAMSRSIHVRLVRILKHMKKVKTQNFQTIPPEDARDEIGQLTMEFNRMTETIHNLIHEVYLADIQKKDLELKQQQAQLHALHSQINPHFLFNTLESVRMRSLIKGEKETAKIVHNMAKMFRKSISWNQNDVTVKEELELIESFLQIQKYRFGDKLQYSIEADPAVLVYRIPKMVILPFVENASIHGIESSPGVGIIQLFVSTEIDHLLIRLTDNGIGMSQARLEELLSYLNQNTDMGEHVGMKNAYSRLKLCYKNHFTFDIQTGEGEGTRIQIKLPLDPSAMPGD; encoded by the coding sequence ATGCCAAGATGGAACCTGAATTACATGAAGCTTCGAGATAAGCTACTTCTGATGTATGTCCTGTCCGTGTTTATTCCCATTGTTGTTACCAATGTGGTGTTCTACAATGTTACATCCGCCAATATTCGTAGTCAGAAAACTCGTGATGCCGGCATGGCCTTGAACAATCTGAAGAACGACCTGCGTGTAACCATTGATCAGGGCGTCGGTCTCTCTTATTCGTTATATACGGATCCTGTGTTCAATGACACGATCTCGCGTTCGTTTCGAAGTCATTTTGAGTACATTGACGCTTATAATTCGTACCTGAAAGGGCAATTCTCCGGTCAATTGAATCAGGGGATTCGCTGGTATCAAGTGTATACCGATAATCCTACCATTCTATCTTCCGGTTATATTGATCGTTTAACTGATGTGGTCCGAAGCTCAGACTGGTACGTTCAATTTCAGACATACTCCGCTCCTTATCCGGCTCTGATCTCATCTGATCAAATGTTAAGTCTGGTACAAAGGCTCGACAATCTGGACACTGGGGGGAGAGAGCAGTTACTTAAAATTGACCTCAACATGGAGACGATCAAGCAGTATTTTCACAACAGCGGATTCGACGGAAAAGTGTATTTAGTTGATCCAGGAGGACACATCCAATTTTCAAATGATTATACAGCAGAAGCATCTCTGATAGGGAAACGTTACAGTGAGATCCAGTTTCCGAACAAAATGATTCCCTTTGAACTTACGTATACAGGCATTAACTATCTGGAAGGGTGGTCCCTGCATGGCGTTATGGATGAAGAAATTGTGCTGAAGGAGGTACGGAAGTCCCGTTCCTTCGTGGTTTGGCTTGCTTGCATTAATTTTGTCTTGCCTTCCATCATCATCGCGGCCATGTCCAGATCCATCCATGTCAGACTGGTGCGGATTCTAAAACATATGAAAAAAGTGAAAACACAGAATTTTCAGACGATTCCTCCTGAAGATGCAAGAGATGAGATCGGTCAACTTACGATGGAATTCAATCGAATGACCGAGACGATCCATAACTTGATTCATGAGGTATATCTAGCTGACATTCAGAAGAAAGACCTAGAGTTAAAACAGCAGCAAGCTCAGCTTCATGCACTCCATAGCCAGATCAACCCTCATTTTTTGTTTAATACCCTGGAGTCGGTACGGATGCGGAGCCTCATCAAGGGCGAGAAAGAGACCGCCAAAATTGTGCATAACATGGCCAAGATGTTTCGCAAGTCGATCAGTTGGAATCAGAATGATGTGACAGTGAAGGAAGAACTCGAACTCATCGAGAGTTTTTTGCAAATTCAGAAATATCGCTTTGGCGACAAACTCCAATACAGCATTGAAGCTGATCCTGCGGTACTGGTGTACCGAATCCCCAAGATGGTAATTCTCCCCTTTGTGGAAAATGCAAGTATTCATGGTATTGAATCATCTCCGGGTGTAGGCATCATTCAACTCTTCGTTTCAACTGAAATTGACCACCTACTTATCCGACTAACGGATAACGGAATAGGGATGTCACAAGCTAGATTGGAAGAATTGCTGAGCTATCTGAATCAGAACACGGATATGGGAGAGCATGTTGGCATGAAAAATGCGTATAGTCGCTTAAAACTTTGTTATAAAAATCACTTTACATTCGACATCCAGACAGGGGAAGGAGAAGGGACACGTATCCAAATTAAGCTTCCACTTGATCCATCAGCCATGCCAGGCGACTAA